The Candidatus Koribacter versatilis Ellin345 genome has a segment encoding these proteins:
- the rpmB gene encoding 50S ribosomal protein L28, whose product MAQVCDMCGKGPQFGNNISHAHNVTKRRWNVNLRPVRAKVNGATKRMRVCTTCLRSGKLVKA is encoded by the coding sequence ATGGCACAAGTCTGCGATATGTGCGGCAAAGGGCCGCAATTCGGAAATAACATCAGCCACGCGCACAACGTCACCAAGCGGCGTTGGAACGTGAACCTCCGTCCCGTCCGGGCGAAGGTGAACGGCGCCACCAAGCGCATGCGCGTTTGCACCACCTGTCTGCGCAGCGGCAAGCTGGTCAAGGCGTAG
- a CDS encoding glutamine synthetase beta-grasp domain-containing protein, whose amino-acid sequence MATITHPYALSNPMSLLTDKPREEFTRADLLDVIEQKEIERITFHYTALDGKYKELKVPVANRRQAERILADGERVDGSSLFRDMVDVNLSDLYVVPVYKSAFLNPFGEPSLELTCRYLNVRGEMVDFAPDAILHNAAELFRRSTGCELWALGELEFFLLSDAGPSLFRLPMQRGYHASGPFVKSGAVLDEIVRLLTQITGAVKYAHNEVGCIDAVRSDLEEIRGKSAEQLEVEFLPAPVEDAGDFLVLARWLIRNVAYRHNCVATFTPKIEEGVAGNGLHVHMEVRRDGRNIMRDRGELSAEARQVIGGLCTYADSLTAFGNTVSSAYLRLVPNQEAPTRVCWSDLNRSTMIRVPLGWSEVGDLSRRINSQQLEESVNEDGRQTVELRSPDGSAFAHLLLAGITMAAEWGMTHEQSLQIAADLYTKGNIFHDETVLSRLRSLPRSCVESARILSEKRDFYERDGIFPASMIEYMAKLLRAEDDEGMNRKLIDLPADDRLHETRKIMHKDLHRH is encoded by the coding sequence ATGGCCACCATTACCCACCCCTACGCGCTCAGCAACCCGATGTCGCTCCTCACCGATAAGCCCCGCGAGGAGTTCACCCGCGCTGACCTGCTCGATGTCATCGAGCAGAAAGAGATCGAGCGGATCACCTTCCACTACACCGCGCTCGACGGCAAATACAAAGAGCTGAAAGTCCCGGTCGCAAATCGCCGGCAGGCCGAGCGCATCCTCGCGGACGGAGAGCGTGTGGACGGATCTTCGCTCTTCCGCGACATGGTGGATGTGAACCTCTCGGATCTGTATGTGGTGCCGGTGTACAAGTCGGCGTTCCTGAACCCGTTCGGTGAGCCCAGCCTCGAGCTGACATGCCGTTACCTGAACGTGCGCGGCGAGATGGTCGATTTCGCACCGGATGCGATCCTTCACAACGCCGCCGAGCTCTTCCGTCGCTCCACAGGATGTGAACTTTGGGCGCTCGGCGAACTCGAATTCTTCCTGCTCAGCGATGCTGGCCCCAGCCTCTTCCGCCTGCCGATGCAGCGCGGGTATCACGCCTCCGGCCCATTCGTGAAAAGTGGCGCGGTGCTCGATGAGATCGTGCGCCTGCTGACCCAGATCACCGGCGCGGTGAAATATGCGCACAATGAAGTGGGCTGCATCGACGCCGTGCGCAGCGACCTGGAAGAAATTCGCGGCAAGAGTGCCGAGCAGTTGGAAGTGGAGTTCCTGCCGGCGCCAGTGGAAGACGCCGGCGATTTTCTCGTCCTCGCGCGCTGGCTGATCCGCAACGTTGCGTATCGCCATAACTGCGTGGCGACGTTCACGCCGAAGATCGAAGAAGGCGTGGCGGGCAATGGCCTGCATGTGCACATGGAAGTGCGCCGCGATGGACGCAACATCATGCGCGATCGTGGCGAACTTTCCGCCGAAGCGCGTCAGGTCATCGGCGGGTTATGCACCTATGCCGATTCGCTGACCGCGTTCGGCAATACAGTGTCGTCGGCTTACCTGCGACTGGTTCCGAACCAAGAGGCCCCGACGCGGGTCTGCTGGAGCGATCTCAATCGCAGCACGATGATCCGTGTGCCCCTCGGCTGGAGCGAGGTCGGCGATCTGTCGCGCCGCATCAATTCCCAGCAACTCGAAGAGAGCGTGAACGAGGACGGCCGGCAGACCGTGGAGCTGCGCAGCCCAGATGGTTCGGCATTCGCACACCTGCTTCTGGCGGGAATTACCATGGCTGCGGAGTGGGGCATGACCCACGAACAATCGCTGCAAATCGCTGCCGATCTCTACACCAAGGGCAATATCTTCCACGACGAAACGGTCCTCAGCCGTCTGCGCTCGCTGCCACGGAGTTGTGTGGAATCCGCGCGCATCCTTTCCGAGAAGCGTGATTTCTACGAGCGCGATGGGATCTTCCCTGCCAGCATGATCGAGTACATGGCGAAACTCCTGCGCGCGGAAGACGACGAGGGCATGAACCGCAAGCTCATCGATTTACCGGCCGACGACCGCCTGCACGAGACGCGCAAGATTATGCACAAGGATTTGCACCGGCATTGA
- a CDS encoding alpha/beta fold hydrolase, with protein sequence MLRSILTALLLVAASIFCAGQPALPASFVAKTIHSPAGAEIYVRSGGKGPAVVLLHGYAENSDSWAPLAENLMKDHTVIVPDLRGIGKSSIPAGGYDKKTQAADVRAVVTGLGFDKTVVVSHDIGIMVAYAYAATYPDKVERLVVMDAPIPGLGPWTEILQMPGVWHFNFHGPDAERLVQGRERIYFDRIWNDFTGDPGKPDNATRDFFTASYTRPGGMRAGFAQFAAFGQDAKDNREFAKTKLTMRVLAVGGEKSMGTLEGAIMRDAAVNVQEAVIAGSGHWLMEERPAETVALIRTFLDQGH encoded by the coding sequence ATGCTTCGCTCCATTTTGACCGCTCTTCTACTGGTCGCGGCCAGCATATTCTGCGCCGGCCAGCCCGCGTTGCCCGCAAGTTTCGTTGCCAAGACGATCCATAGCCCTGCCGGGGCCGAGATCTACGTACGCTCTGGCGGAAAAGGGCCCGCCGTGGTTCTGTTACACGGGTACGCGGAGAACAGCGATTCCTGGGCCCCGTTGGCTGAGAACTTAATGAAGGACCACACCGTCATCGTCCCCGATCTGCGCGGCATTGGAAAATCGTCGATACCAGCGGGTGGCTATGACAAGAAAACGCAGGCCGCGGATGTGCGCGCCGTGGTGACTGGCCTCGGGTTCGACAAGACGGTGGTGGTGTCCCACGACATCGGGATTATGGTCGCTTACGCGTATGCGGCAACCTATCCGGACAAGGTGGAGCGGCTAGTTGTGATGGACGCGCCCATCCCAGGCCTTGGACCCTGGACCGAGATTCTGCAAATGCCGGGAGTGTGGCACTTTAACTTTCATGGCCCCGACGCCGAGCGCTTGGTTCAAGGCAGAGAACGAATCTATTTCGATCGCATTTGGAACGACTTCACCGGCGATCCCGGCAAGCCGGACAACGCGACACGAGACTTCTTTACCGCGAGCTACACCCGGCCCGGAGGCATGAGAGCTGGCTTCGCGCAGTTTGCGGCATTTGGTCAGGACGCGAAGGACAACCGTGAGTTTGCAAAAACCAAGTTGACTATGCGCGTTCTTGCCGTCGGCGGAGAGAAGTCGATGGGAACTTTAGAAGGGGCAATCATGCGCGACGCCGCTGTGAACGTACAGGAAGCCGTCATTGCTGGATCAGGACACTGGTTGATGGAAGAACGACCGGCGGAGACGGTTGCTTTGATTCGGACCTTCCTCGATCAAGGTCATTGA
- a CDS encoding TetR/AcrR family transcriptional regulator has product MEPPARKAGLGIIDEPFRSANRSPPTRDEPEQALNSTIDFSIHSFYILNMFKEHLSKGKASRAQIYETAIRLFRERGFEETTMRDIGAELGGAASAAYYYFKGKDAIVLEYYDEIQRKHEVLVNEMMAHEKDPAKRIAQIHHLKLDILKSDRRIMGALLRYAGEPESELSFFSAKTRGLRQAAMKLFAEAIADADLPPDMAQVLPTMLWASHMGILLYFLYDKSAEQKNTRMLVDRGTQLLMGFIKVAKNPLLRPIRRKTLEFVQEAGLAPSA; this is encoded by the coding sequence ATGGAACCTCCAGCGAGAAAAGCGGGTCTCGGGATCATAGACGAACCGTTCAGATCGGCCAATCGCTCGCCGCCGACGAGAGACGAACCCGAGCAGGCGCTGAACTCCACCATTGACTTCTCCATCCATTCTTTCTACATTCTGAACATGTTCAAAGAACACTTGTCGAAGGGCAAAGCCTCGCGCGCGCAGATCTACGAAACGGCTATCCGATTGTTTCGAGAACGTGGTTTTGAAGAGACGACGATGCGCGATATTGGCGCCGAGCTGGGCGGTGCGGCGTCGGCGGCCTACTACTACTTCAAAGGCAAGGACGCGATCGTCCTCGAGTACTACGACGAAATCCAGCGCAAGCATGAGGTGCTGGTGAACGAAATGATGGCGCATGAGAAAGACCCGGCAAAGCGAATCGCACAGATCCACCACCTTAAGCTCGACATTCTGAAGAGCGATCGCCGGATCATGGGCGCGCTGCTGCGTTACGCCGGTGAGCCCGAGAGCGAACTCTCGTTCTTTAGTGCGAAGACCCGCGGCCTGCGCCAGGCCGCGATGAAGCTGTTTGCCGAGGCCATTGCGGATGCCGATCTACCGCCCGATATGGCGCAGGTGCTACCGACCATGCTGTGGGCATCGCACATGGGAATCTTGCTTTACTTCCTCTACGACAAGTCGGCCGAGCAGAAGAACACGCGGATGCTCGTCGATCGCGGGACGCAACTGCTGATGGGGTTCATCAAGGTGGCGAAGAACCCGCTGCTGCGGCCGATCCGGCGCAAGACGCTGGAGTTTGTGCAGGAGGCTGGGCTGGCGCCGAGCGCGTGA
- a CDS encoding thiol-disulfide oxidoreductase DCC family protein, whose product MRFLYVFYDATCGLCTRLRSWCERQPAYVELRFVAAGSPDAHRLLPADLAKVSREDLIVLSSEGGVYQGEGAWLMCLWALRGYRQLSIRLSDPRLAPKVREAFQIFSGSRHALSRWLGLSTDSLQKELQWTFTPRCEPRWLE is encoded by the coding sequence ATGCGTTTTCTCTATGTCTTCTATGACGCAACTTGCGGGTTGTGCACCCGTCTCCGAAGCTGGTGCGAGCGCCAACCGGCCTATGTCGAACTCCGTTTTGTAGCCGCCGGCAGCCCGGATGCCCATAGGCTCCTGCCGGCGGACCTCGCCAAGGTATCGCGCGAAGACCTCATCGTCCTTTCCAGCGAAGGCGGCGTCTACCAGGGCGAGGGCGCATGGCTCATGTGCCTGTGGGCCTTGCGCGGATATCGACAGTTGTCGATACGTCTAAGTGATCCGCGGCTCGCTCCGAAAGTACGCGAGGCCTTCCAGATCTTCTCCGGGAGCCGCCACGCACTTTCCCGCTGGTTAGGCCTATCGACAGACAGTTTGCAGAAAGAGTTGCAGTGGACCTTCACTCCGCGCTGCGAGCCGCGCTGGCTGGAATAA
- a CDS encoding RidA family protein, translated as MRDVIVTNQGPKAIGPYSQGIRANGFIYLSGQIPLDPATQQLVEGDIHAQTDRVLRNIQGMLEASGSSVAKVVKTTVFLKNMSEFTAMNEVYGMYFRDNPPARSTVEVARLPKDVLVEIEVIALA; from the coding sequence ATGCGCGACGTCATCGTAACCAATCAGGGCCCTAAGGCGATTGGGCCGTATTCGCAGGGAATTCGTGCGAACGGCTTCATTTATCTCTCCGGGCAGATACCGCTGGATCCCGCTACGCAACAGCTCGTCGAGGGCGATATTCATGCGCAGACGGACCGCGTGTTGCGCAACATCCAGGGCATGCTCGAAGCATCGGGCAGTTCGGTCGCCAAAGTGGTGAAGACTACTGTGTTCCTGAAGAACATGAGCGAGTTCACGGCAATGAACGAGGTTTACGGAATGTACTTCCGGGACAATCCTCCCGCACGATCGACCGTTGAAGTAGCGCGCTTGCCGAAGGACGTATTGGTCGAGATCGAAGTCATCGCGCTGGCTTAA
- a CDS encoding RelA/SpoT family protein: MATLRQQIATNVLSATRYRDLLNIVRQNRPKDDIEIVKKAFEFSQKHHAGQTRASGEPYLVHPLEVGIILADMRLDTTAIAAGLLHDSVEDTSVTIEEIQEQFGEQVAHIVEGVTKISRIDFASREEAQAENVRKMVLAMVDDIRVVLIKLADRLHNMRTLQHLSQERQEKIARETLEIYAPIAHRLGMGRVRGELEDLAFPYVDPIGYKRVEEAVESRRKKGEEFLEQVKGVITAKLKENSIDARVDSRIKRLYSINQKLIRQRIDVEQVYDMYALRIITKSVVDCYSILGIIHNLWRPVPGRIKDFIAMPRPNFYQSLHTTVIAENGNPFEVQIRTEEMHKLAEEGIAAHWKYKDGPISAKDEQRLAWLRQVVEWQRDVQDPGEFLSSLKIDLYPEEVYTFSPKGKIVILPRDATPLDFAYTIHTEVGHTCVGAKVNGRIVPLRYKLRSGDIVEILTQPGHTPSRDWLTIVKSPRSRQKIKHWLNVHQRERAIEIGRKLIEKEARKYRIPLKEIADEHLAKIANEYGLGKADELLAGIGYGKFSARSILAKLAPAINPEAPAPSEDEPKSGGFTSVVRRVFGGSDGSALKVTGHDDLLVYRAKCCNPIRGEEIVGYVTRGKGVAVHSRNCPNVHNLLYEPERRIAVEWAREAHRGSGEAGYPVKITVFCDDRPGMLKQITSIISDANTNIRNIEAHTGDAHATIDVIIDIEDLKHLERMITGIRKIPGVRDVQRVQKL; this comes from the coding sequence ATGGCGACCCTGCGCCAGCAAATCGCGACAAACGTTCTCTCAGCCACGCGGTATCGCGACCTGCTGAACATCGTCCGCCAGAACCGTCCTAAAGACGATATCGAGATCGTCAAAAAAGCCTTCGAGTTCTCCCAGAAGCACCACGCCGGCCAAACCCGTGCCTCCGGCGAACCCTACCTCGTACATCCGTTGGAAGTCGGAATCATTCTCGCCGACATGCGCTTGGACACCACGGCAATCGCAGCCGGACTGCTGCACGACTCTGTGGAAGATACATCCGTCACGATCGAGGAAATCCAGGAGCAGTTCGGCGAGCAAGTTGCGCACATCGTTGAAGGCGTAACCAAAATCAGCCGCATTGATTTCGCCTCACGCGAAGAAGCGCAGGCGGAGAACGTCCGAAAGATGGTGCTCGCGATGGTGGACGACATCCGCGTGGTGCTGATCAAACTCGCGGACCGCCTGCACAATATGCGCACCTTGCAGCACCTCTCACAGGAGCGGCAGGAAAAGATCGCGCGAGAGACGCTGGAGATTTATGCGCCCATTGCACACCGTCTCGGGATGGGCCGCGTGCGCGGCGAACTGGAAGACCTTGCGTTCCCCTATGTCGATCCGATCGGCTACAAGCGCGTTGAGGAAGCCGTAGAGTCGCGCCGTAAGAAGGGCGAAGAGTTCCTTGAGCAGGTAAAGGGCGTCATTACCGCGAAGCTTAAAGAGAACAGCATTGATGCTCGCGTAGACAGCCGGATCAAGCGCCTTTACTCCATCAATCAGAAGTTGATTCGCCAGCGCATTGACGTCGAGCAGGTGTACGACATGTACGCCCTGCGCATCATTACCAAGAGCGTCGTCGATTGCTACTCCATCCTCGGAATCATCCACAACCTCTGGCGTCCGGTGCCCGGCCGTATTAAGGACTTCATCGCGATGCCGCGGCCGAATTTCTACCAGTCGTTGCATACGACGGTGATCGCCGAAAACGGCAATCCCTTCGAAGTGCAAATCCGCACCGAAGAGATGCACAAGCTGGCGGAAGAAGGCATCGCAGCGCACTGGAAGTACAAAGATGGGCCAATCTCCGCGAAAGACGAGCAGCGCCTCGCTTGGCTGCGGCAGGTAGTGGAGTGGCAACGCGATGTGCAGGATCCGGGCGAGTTTCTCTCCAGCCTCAAAATCGATCTCTACCCCGAAGAGGTTTACACGTTCTCGCCGAAGGGCAAGATCGTCATTCTCCCGCGCGACGCCACCCCACTCGACTTTGCGTACACCATCCACACCGAGGTCGGGCACACCTGCGTCGGCGCCAAGGTGAACGGACGTATCGTGCCGCTGCGATACAAGCTGCGGTCGGGCGATATCGTCGAGATCCTTACGCAGCCGGGACACACCCCGAGTCGCGATTGGCTCACCATCGTCAAGTCGCCGCGCTCACGGCAGAAGATCAAGCACTGGCTCAACGTTCACCAGCGCGAACGCGCGATTGAAATCGGACGCAAGCTTATTGAAAAAGAAGCACGCAAATATCGCATTCCGCTGAAGGAGATTGCTGACGAGCATTTGGCGAAGATCGCCAATGAATACGGGCTTGGTAAGGCCGATGAGTTGCTCGCGGGCATTGGCTATGGCAAGTTCTCCGCGCGCAGCATCCTTGCGAAATTGGCGCCCGCAATCAATCCGGAGGCACCTGCTCCCAGCGAAGATGAGCCAAAGTCTGGCGGATTTACTAGCGTTGTGCGTCGCGTGTTTGGCGGGAGCGATGGTTCAGCCCTCAAGGTCACAGGCCACGATGATCTGCTCGTCTATCGCGCCAAGTGTTGTAACCCGATTCGTGGGGAAGAGATCGTCGGCTACGTGACCCGCGGCAAGGGCGTGGCGGTGCACTCGCGCAACTGTCCGAACGTCCACAATTTGCTTTATGAGCCGGAGCGTCGTATCGCAGTGGAGTGGGCGCGTGAAGCCCACCGCGGCTCCGGCGAAGCAGGCTATCCCGTCAAGATCACCGTCTTCTGCGATGATCGTCCCGGCATGCTGAAGCAGATCACTTCCATCATCAGCGACGCCAACACCAATATCCGCAATATCGAAGCCCACACCGGCGATGCCCACGCCACCATCGATGTCATCATCGATATCGAAGACCTGAAGCACCTTGAGCGCATGATCACCGGCATCCGCAAGATCCCCGGTGTGCGCGATGTACAGCGCGTGCAGAAGCTTTAG
- a CDS encoding radical SAM protein, whose protein sequence is MQIQPILQTWGRVLTGRVPNLSIEITRECPLRCPGCYAYEDNHLGGDTNLRSLTDYKGDDLVRRVLSLVDEHKPLHLSIVGGDPLVRYRELEIVLPQLAERGIHVQVVTSAFRPIPTQWATLPRLRMTVSIDGLQPEHDLRRKPATYERVLRNIEGQHVAVHCTITGAMVRRAEYLRGFLDFWSENPNAEKIWFSIFTPQIGADSVECITADERTRVIQTLLDLRESYPKLDMPEGMLKAFLAPPHSPEKCVFARTTRTISADFKTHVEPCQLGGAPDCSRCGCIASMGLSAIGNHKLLGPLTAGSIFFASASIGDAFKRSRNRKLPEHPSPKTDTELITIDQNPKREVA, encoded by the coding sequence TTGCAGATTCAGCCGATCCTCCAAACCTGGGGACGCGTCCTGACGGGGCGGGTGCCGAACCTTTCCATTGAAATCACGCGTGAGTGTCCGCTACGTTGTCCGGGCTGTTACGCATATGAAGACAATCATCTTGGCGGAGATACTAACCTTCGCAGTCTGACCGATTACAAAGGTGATGACCTAGTTCGCCGGGTTCTCTCCCTCGTGGACGAACATAAGCCGCTTCATCTTTCGATCGTCGGCGGCGATCCGCTGGTCCGCTACCGAGAACTTGAAATCGTTCTGCCGCAGTTGGCCGAACGTGGCATTCACGTGCAAGTAGTGACCAGCGCATTTCGGCCGATCCCAACGCAGTGGGCGACCCTCCCGCGTTTGCGCATGACGGTTTCAATCGATGGCTTGCAGCCGGAACACGACCTTCGCCGAAAGCCCGCGACATATGAAAGAGTGCTGCGCAACATCGAAGGGCAGCATGTGGCCGTCCACTGCACGATCACAGGGGCGATGGTCCGGCGAGCTGAATACTTGCGGGGGTTTCTCGACTTCTGGTCGGAGAATCCGAATGCGGAGAAGATATGGTTCAGTATCTTCACCCCACAAATTGGTGCGGATTCCGTAGAGTGCATCACCGCTGACGAGCGAACGCGCGTGATTCAGACGCTGCTTGACCTACGTGAGTCGTATCCCAAGCTGGACATGCCAGAGGGCATGCTGAAAGCGTTTCTCGCGCCGCCGCACTCCCCAGAGAAATGCGTTTTTGCTCGCACGACACGCACGATCTCGGCGGACTTCAAAACGCACGTCGAGCCGTGCCAACTCGGCGGCGCACCCGACTGCTCACGCTGCGGATGCATAGCTTCGATGGGGCTTTCCGCCATTGGCAACCACAAACTTCTGGGCCCGCTTACCGCCGGCTCCATTTTCTTTGCCTCGGCTTCGATCGGCGACGCCTTCAAACGCTCGCGAAACAGAAAGCTGCCGGAACATCCATCGCCGAAAACAGACACGGAACTTATCACCATTGATCAGAATCCGAAGCGCGAAGTCGCATAG
- a CDS encoding fumarylacetoacetate hydrolase family protein — protein sequence MRYCRFVHRGQPKYGLIETENTRDYIIRAIATMPQDYNTFAGAEPLHVLLEEAELLASVVPTKIVCVGRNYKAHAEELGHEIPKYPLIFSKPTSAIIAPGADIKRPAKLSQRVDYEGELGVIIGRECRHIPEDHDVRSYIHGYTVVNDVTARDLQNKDGQWTRAKGFDTFCPVGPIVNDALDPWTGVEVETRVNGAVRQHGNTSSFIFPLDVILRFISEVMTLFPGDLIATGTPEGVGPIIAGDVVEVSVAGIGTLRNPVADE from the coding sequence ATGCGCTACTGCCGTTTTGTCCATCGTGGGCAGCCGAAGTACGGCCTCATCGAAACCGAGAACACGCGCGACTACATCATCCGCGCCATCGCCACCATGCCGCAGGATTACAACACCTTCGCTGGTGCCGAGCCATTGCATGTGCTCCTGGAAGAAGCCGAGTTGCTGGCTAGCGTTGTGCCCACCAAGATCGTTTGCGTCGGGAGGAACTACAAAGCGCACGCCGAAGAACTCGGACACGAGATCCCCAAGTACCCGCTCATTTTCTCAAAACCAACTTCTGCAATCATTGCACCCGGCGCGGACATTAAACGGCCGGCGAAGCTCTCACAGCGCGTGGACTACGAGGGCGAACTCGGCGTGATCATCGGTCGCGAATGCCGTCACATTCCCGAGGACCACGACGTGCGCTCCTACATCCACGGCTACACCGTAGTGAACGATGTCACCGCGCGCGATTTGCAGAACAAAGACGGCCAGTGGACCCGCGCCAAGGGTTTCGACACGTTCTGCCCCGTCGGTCCAATCGTCAACGATGCGCTGGATCCATGGACTGGCGTGGAAGTCGAGACTCGCGTGAACGGAGCGGTCCGCCAACATGGCAACACGTCGAGTTTCATCTTTCCACTCGACGTCATCCTCCGCTTCATCTCCGAAGTGATGACCCTGTTTCCGGGCGATCTCATTGCCACCGGTACACCCGAAGGCGTCGGACCGATCATAGCTGGAGACGTGGTTGAGGTCAGCGTGGCAGGTATCGGAACTCTGCGCAATCCTGTCGCCGACGAGTAG
- a CDS encoding YXWGXW repeat-containing protein produces MSTHRLVRLLVLALMLMSIPALSFGGVFVSVSVGPPPIPVYTQPLCPGAGYMWTPGYWAWGDEGYYWVPGTWVMAPTPGFLWTPGYWGWGGGAYLWHGGYWGPHVGFYGGINYGFGYGGVGYGGGYWHGNNFYYNRSVNNVNVTNVTNVYNKTVIVNNNNHVSYNGGHGGVTRQPTSQERQWQNEKHVDATSAQQQHFQEAGRNPQLLAKNNGGKPAIAATARPADFKSAVPAKAVGGPINKTALTATPKNMPAPKSNAAATANGNVNANAKGNANIPKPGNASASTNSKVGTNASANTTAHNVPKPPAASSNTRDVNTAHTNTTASPSTSTHNVPKPPSTNATSTNRSNASVNSPKTYSSQPNTASHQSQPAPHYSAPATHNPPPQTHAAPQVQHNAAPAQHSAPPQHSAPATHDNKPKR; encoded by the coding sequence ATGTCCACCCATCGTTTGGTTCGCTTGCTTGTGCTCGCGTTGATGCTGATGAGCATCCCGGCACTTTCTTTCGGAGGCGTGTTCGTTTCCGTTTCGGTTGGACCGCCGCCGATTCCCGTCTATACACAACCGTTATGCCCGGGCGCTGGCTATATGTGGACGCCTGGCTATTGGGCTTGGGGTGACGAAGGCTATTACTGGGTTCCGGGTACGTGGGTGATGGCCCCGACTCCCGGTTTCCTGTGGACGCCTGGCTATTGGGGCTGGGGCGGCGGCGCCTACCTATGGCACGGCGGATACTGGGGCCCGCACGTCGGCTTCTACGGCGGTATTAACTACGGTTTCGGCTACGGCGGCGTCGGCTACGGCGGTGGCTACTGGCACGGCAACAATTTCTACTACAACCGCAGCGTGAACAACGTGAATGTCACGAATGTGACGAACGTCTACAACAAGACCGTCATCGTGAACAACAACAACCACGTGAGCTACAACGGCGGGCACGGCGGCGTGACCCGGCAGCCCACTTCACAAGAGCGCCAGTGGCAGAACGAGAAACATGTTGATGCCACGAGCGCGCAGCAACAGCACTTCCAGGAAGCGGGACGCAACCCGCAGCTTCTGGCGAAGAACAACGGCGGCAAGCCGGCGATCGCTGCGACCGCACGCCCAGCGGACTTTAAGTCTGCGGTACCGGCAAAGGCAGTGGGTGGCCCAATCAACAAGACGGCTTTGACGGCGACTCCGAAGAACATGCCTGCCCCGAAGAGCAATGCGGCTGCGACGGCAAATGGTAACGTCAACGCCAATGCGAAGGGCAACGCAAACATTCCGAAGCCTGGCAATGCGAGTGCGAGCACGAACTCCAAGGTCGGCACGAATGCGTCCGCGAACACCACGGCGCACAATGTTCCGAAGCCACCGGCGGCGAGCAGCAATACACGAGACGTGAACACGGCGCACACGAACACGACAGCATCGCCGAGCACGAGCACGCATAATGTTCCGAAGCCGCCAAGCACGAATGCGACGTCGACGAACCGTAGCAACGCGTCGGTGAATTCGCCGAAGACGTACTCCTCGCAGCCGAATACGGCTTCACACCAGAGCCAGCCGGCGCCTCATTACAGCGCTCCAGCGACTCATAATCCACCGCCGCAAACGCACGCGGCTCCTCAGGTGCAACATAATGCGGCGCCAGCACAGCACAGTGCTCCTCCGCAGCACAGCGCACCGGCGACTCACGACAACAAACCAAAGCGCTAA
- a CDS encoding cytochrome c biogenesis CcdA family protein → MSSLPLPIAVFLAGLLSFLSPCVLPLVPGYVSLISGASVEDLQSGDRKLSRTVLLNSIMFIVGFSVVFIALGAVATGIGQFMNIYRRQLMQVAGVVIIIFGLHLIGVFKIKALLADKRLHDMKGSGTAIGAFLIGFAFAFGWTPCIGPILAGVLAIAGSQDTVVKGVLLLAVYSSGLAVPFLLTSLFVGGFLAFYTKFRRHLHAVEVVSGVFLVVVGALILTRHFTILSSYLSFLNRFSL, encoded by the coding sequence ATGTCCAGTTTGCCCCTGCCGATCGCGGTCTTCCTCGCCGGACTTCTGTCCTTCCTCTCGCCCTGCGTTTTACCGCTGGTTCCGGGTTACGTCTCTCTGATTTCCGGCGCAAGTGTCGAAGACCTACAGTCTGGTGACCGCAAGCTCAGCCGCACGGTCCTGCTGAACTCGATCATGTTCATCGTCGGCTTCAGTGTGGTGTTTATTGCCCTCGGCGCAGTGGCGACCGGCATCGGGCAGTTCATGAATATCTACCGCCGCCAACTCATGCAGGTGGCTGGCGTGGTAATCATCATCTTCGGCCTGCACCTCATCGGCGTGTTCAAGATCAAAGCTCTTCTCGCGGACAAGCGTCTTCACGACATGAAGGGCAGCGGCACTGCAATCGGCGCATTCCTCATTGGCTTCGCGTTCGCCTTCGGCTGGACACCTTGCATCGGCCCGATCCTCGCGGGCGTTCTCGCTATCGCCGGATCGCAAGATACGGTTGTGAAGGGCGTGCTTCTTTTAGCGGTTTACTCCAGCGGACTCGCGGTGCCGTTCCTGCTCACGTCGCTGTTTGTCGGTGGTTTTCTGGCGTTCTATACCAAGTTCCGCCGGCACCTGCATGCCGTAGAAGTTGTGAGTGGCGTTTTCCTGGTCGTGGTCGGCGCCCTGATTCTTACGCGTCACTTCACCATCTTGTCGAGCTATCTTTCGTTCCTGAATCGGTTTTCGCTCTGA